In one Argonema galeatum A003/A1 genomic region, the following are encoded:
- a CDS encoding serine/threonine-protein kinase: MPRVVLKTEASHPMLGNLLEERYQIIQVLNAGTFGRSYIAEDILSPGRPKCVIKHIKPASNDANFLASVRRQFLSEADTLKRLGTNDRIPQLLTSFEDDRGFYLVQEFFQGQPLSALLPTSQRCGKRWKENQVIQLLQEVLSILEFVHTQGVIHCDIKPNNIIKRANDGKFSLIEFGALQPVRTPSVQQEQLDATFSLQPAGYVPPEQLAYQPHPNSDIYALGTIAIQALTGLSPAQLQADSNQTSWHQQVQVCDRLVSVLNQMVRSDYRVRYQTATEALQALQNAVGANRELEVPQNSLNAIALQTPDISLNSIGPDSETATQESDPIEDLAQNSFSESSPLEYLAFAIPETEVSDAIAIPDRTANLPKTPAKPDKSKPVSKARKKISPMMTAFGIGMAVNALVMLVGSFYISQPDPTQYKQVDRFIDQVQWEEGAKKVCQIPRICFWQKSDRPTVQQEKI; this comes from the coding sequence ATGCCAAGAGTAGTGTTGAAAACAGAAGCGAGTCACCCAATGCTGGGTAATTTACTGGAAGAACGTTACCAAATTATTCAAGTTCTCAATGCCGGAACATTTGGGCGAAGTTACATTGCCGAAGATATATTATCACCAGGCAGACCCAAATGTGTCATCAAGCATATCAAACCCGCCAGTAACGACGCCAACTTCTTGGCAAGCGTTAGGCGTCAGTTCCTCAGCGAAGCAGACACCTTGAAACGGCTGGGCACAAACGATCGCATTCCCCAGCTGTTGACTTCCTTTGAAGACGATCGCGGATTCTACTTGGTGCAAGAATTCTTTCAAGGACAGCCGCTTTCCGCCCTACTGCCGACCAGCCAACGCTGCGGCAAACGCTGGAAGGAAAATCAAGTTATCCAACTGCTACAAGAAGTCTTAAGTATCCTAGAATTTGTTCACACTCAAGGCGTTATCCATTGCGATATCAAGCCGAACAATATAATTAAACGTGCTAACGATGGCAAATTTTCTTTGATTGAATTTGGCGCACTTCAGCCAGTGCGGACGCCATCTGTCCAGCAAGAACAGCTAGATGCTACTTTTTCTCTTCAACCAGCAGGGTACGTACCGCCAGAACAGCTCGCATATCAGCCACATCCTAATAGCGATATTTACGCGCTAGGTACGATCGCTATTCAAGCACTGACGGGACTTTCTCCAGCGCAGTTACAAGCAGATTCCAATCAAACAAGCTGGCATCAACAAGTGCAAGTTTGCGATCGACTGGTTTCTGTACTTAACCAAATGGTACGCTCTGACTACAGAGTACGCTATCAAACTGCAACAGAGGCTCTGCAAGCACTCCAGAATGCGGTCGGAGCGAATCGCGAGTTAGAAGTCCCGCAGAACAGTCTAAATGCGATCGCTCTCCAGACGCCAGACATCTCGTTAAATTCGATCGGGCCGGATTCAGAAACCGCAACCCAGGAGTCCGACCCAATTGAAGATTTAGCTCAAAACTCTTTCTCTGAATCTTCACCTTTAGAATATCTCGCCTTTGCGATACCGGAAACAGAAGTTTCTGACGCGATCGCCATCCCAGATCGTACAGCAAATCTACCAAAAACACCAGCTAAGCCCGACAAAAGCAAGCCTGTTTCTAAAGCCCGCAAAAAAATATCCCCTATGATGACGGCATTTGGGATTGGCATGGCCGTTAATGCGTTAGTCATGTTGGTGGGCTCCTTTTATATATCCCAACCTGACCCTACTCAGTATAAACAAGTCGATCGATTCATTGACCAAGTGCAGTGGGAGGAAGGAGCTAAAAAAGTCTGTCAAATTCCTCGGATCTGTTTTTGGCAAAAGAGCGATCGACCTACTGTCCAGCAAGAAAAAATCTAA